Proteins from one Pristis pectinata isolate sPriPec2 chromosome 34, sPriPec2.1.pri, whole genome shotgun sequence genomic window:
- the LOC127585941 gene encoding zinc-binding protein A33-like encodes MAAVPPLGRLFSEVTCSICLDFFQEPVALECDHNFCRLCISRSWERGEAFYSCPECREVFKERRLKPNRMLANIVEGVRELKLEPRQGQPAFYCQRHEERHKLFCLECQCVICVVCSCSSEHRGHSIIPIEEASVMYKEILEKSKDFLQVQREQAGQSQSQQEAKICKIKEKGQLLKEQVEADLAGIYQFLDAKKRELEAKIDDEVCKTIQPLQEDLAKVCQGASEIEQTIQDIQVQLSFGEPQELLQDIKQLLDRCKQKHIAPVDIPTDLHTDSIITPFRYVKIWDELKALVPAREVLKLDARTAHPRLVLSEDLCSVIDGEKRRDCALGPQRFNYWLCVLAGSSFQSGRHYWDVELGDNRACVLGVVSESADRLITGPLTAQGGYWVLELTDGTLVNLGGPGARSLPLRHKPRAIRVYLSYEEGQLSFYDANSLCHLYTLRDKFTQKLFPLFNPHNKKEGSCEPLRLRNHMPH; translated from the exons ATGGCTGCTGTTCCGCCCCTCGGTAGACTCTTCAGCGAGGTGACCTGCTCCATCTGCTTGGACTTCTTCCAAGAGCCGGTCGCCCTGGAGTGCGATCACAACTTCTGCCGGCTGTGCATCTCGCGGAGCTGGGAGCGGGGCGAAGCCTTCTACTCCTGCCCGGAGTGCAGGGAGGTGttcaaggagaggaggctgaaaCCCAACCGCATGCTGGCCAACATCGTGGAGGGCGTGAGGGAGCTGAAGCTGGAGCCCCGCCAGGGTCAGCCTGCCTTCTACTGCCAGCGCCATGAGGAGAGGCACAAGCTCTTCTGCCTGGAGTGCCAGTGTGTCATCTGCGTGGTTTGCTCGTGCTCTAGTGAGCACCGAGGCCACAGCATCATCCCCATCGAGGAGGCTTCGGTCATGTACAAA gaaatattggaaaaatCCAAAGATTTCCTCCAGGTCCAGAGGGAGCAagcaggtcaaagtcaaagtcaacaaGAAGCAAAGATTTGCAAAATCAAG GAGAAGGGCCAGTTGCTAAAGGAACAGGTTGAAGCCGATCTGGCCGGCATCTACCAGTTCCTGGATGCGAAGAAGCGGGAACTGGAGGCGAAAATCGACGATGAGGTGtgcaagaccattcagcccttgcaAGAGGACCTGGCGAAGGTCTGCCAGGGAGCCTCCGAGATCGAGCAAACCATCCAGGATATTCAGGTGCAGTTGAGCTTTGGGGAGCCCCAGGAGCTGCTTCAG GACATCAAGCAgctgttggacag GTGCAAGCAGAAACACATCGCGCCAGTGGACATTCCCACTGACCTTCACACTGATTCCATTATCACACCTTTCCGCTACGTTAAAATCTGGGATGAACTTAAAGCACTTGTACCAG CCCGTGAGGTCCTGAAGCTGGACGCCAGGACAGCCCACCCCCGCCTTGTCCTGTCTGAGGACCTCTGCAGCGTGATAGACGGCGAGAAGCGGCGGGACTGCGCGCTGGGCCCCCAGCGCTTCAACTACTGGCTGTGCGTCCTGGCCGGCAGCAGCTTCCAGTCGGGGCGTCACTACTGGGACGTGGAGCTCGGAGACAACCGCGCCTGTGTCCTCGGGGTGGTCAGCGAGTCGGCCGACCGGCTGATCACCGGGCCGCTCACGGCGCAGGGAGGCTACTGGGTGCTGGAGCTGACCGACGGTACGCTGGTCAACCTCGGCGGGCCAGGAGCCCGGAGCCTCCCTCTCCGCCACAAGCCCCGCGCCATCCGCGTCTACCTGAGCTATGAGGAGGGGCAGCTCTCCTTCTATGATGCCAACAGCCTGTGCCACCTCTACACCTTGCGGGACAAGTTCACACAGAAACTCTTCCCGCTCTTCAACCCCCACAACAAGAAGGAAGGCAGCTGTGAGCCACTCAGGCTGCGTAACCACATGCCGCACTGA